Proteins encoded by one window of Emticicia oligotrophica DSM 17448:
- a CDS encoding M42 family metallopeptidase — protein sequence MAEKNIEFLYEYLNNASPTGFESSGQQIWLDYMKPYIDEQIVDVYGTAVGVINPGQPYKVVIEAHSDEISWFVNYITEDGYIYVRRNGGSDHQIAPSKRVNIHTRKGIVKGVFGWPAIHVREAATEEKPTLKNIFIDVGASKKAEVEEMGIHVGCVITFEDTLMELNNKFYVGRALDNRIGGYIIAEVARKLKENNISLPFTLYVVNAVQEEIGLRGAEMISRRLKPDVAICCDVIHDTQSPMYNKKTDGDLACGRGPVLTYGPAVQNNLLNFMIDVCTEKNIPFQRAAASRSTGTDTDSFAYSGEGVASALISLPQKYMHTTVEMCHKDDIQACIDMYYEVLLSLEGGQDFRYIR from the coding sequence ATGGCAGAAAAAAACATCGAATTTCTTTACGAATACCTCAATAATGCCTCTCCAACAGGTTTTGAGTCTTCAGGTCAACAAATATGGTTAGACTACATGAAACCATATATAGATGAACAAATAGTTGATGTTTATGGAACAGCCGTAGGTGTCATTAATCCAGGGCAGCCATATAAAGTAGTCATTGAAGCTCATTCAGATGAGATTTCTTGGTTTGTCAATTACATCACCGAAGATGGGTATATTTATGTACGTAGAAATGGCGGCTCTGACCATCAAATTGCTCCATCGAAACGAGTGAATATTCATACTCGAAAAGGCATTGTAAAAGGCGTTTTCGGTTGGCCAGCTATTCATGTGCGTGAGGCAGCTACAGAAGAAAAACCAACGTTAAAAAATATCTTTATTGACGTAGGTGCTTCAAAAAAGGCGGAAGTTGAAGAAATGGGTATCCACGTAGGTTGTGTAATTACCTTCGAAGATACTTTGATGGAATTGAATAATAAATTCTATGTGGGTCGTGCATTAGATAATCGTATTGGGGGGTATATCATTGCCGAAGTAGCCCGTAAGCTAAAAGAAAATAATATTTCGTTGCCATTCACACTTTATGTAGTCAATGCTGTTCAAGAAGAAATTGGTTTGCGTGGAGCAGAAATGATTTCTCGTAGATTAAAACCAGATGTGGCTATTTGTTGTGATGTAATTCACGATACACAGTCGCCGATGTATAACAAAAAAACTGATGGCGATTTAGCTTGTGGTCGTGGCCCCGTTTTAACTTATGGCCCTGCTGTACAAAACAATTTATTGAATTTCATGATTGATGTTTGCACCGAGAAAAATATTCCTTTCCAACGTGCAGCGGCAAGCCGTTCGACAGGCACAGATACCGATTCATTTGCTTATTCAGGTGAAGGAGTAGCGTCAGCTTTGATTTCACTCCCTCAAAAATATATGCACACTACAGTTGAGATGTGCCATAAAGATGATATTCAAGCTTGTATTGATATGTATTACGAAGTATTGTTGAGCTTAGAGGGTGGACAAGATTTTCGTTATATACGATAA
- a CDS encoding WD40/YVTN/BNR-like repeat-containing protein, which translates to MKKTLLLAYFYLGWNILGYTQMPADLIKDSTERQRSTKVPVDFPKERAEADISKITPAGFGKAPYNELIKAQILVDNILKTNSAITGIDWKERGPNNIGGRTRALMFDPNDNTHKKVWAGGVAGGVWYNNDITNANSSWTKVNDFWDNLAISCIAYDPSNTNVFYVGTGEGYGNTDAVSGGGIWKTTDGGVTWKRLLSTLPDFSLLTGLGYAFQNIQDIVVNSSGVVYVGTQGGLAKSTDGGSTWTLLTTGGLPTSITASFVSDIAIGTDGIIFVAYGKFYDSGALKGTPSQLYRSTDATGTTWTNITPIGIPANSSRTSIALAASTSGTTQKIYVLSHDYATNGIGYFKSSTDAGTTWTTNITPPNATIDPLTPDYTNGQAWYDLPIVVHPTNPNIIIVGGATHARSIDGGATWYTFEYCYLNDNQPNVCMPPATCIHPDHHAIVFRPGSPNEVIIGNDGGVFYSSNYGDATITLPAGLVFGERNKNYNVTQYYNAAIANTSNDGYVYAGAQDNGTHIIRTSPNVIGCGAIANGGDGVAALVDQDDANTVIMSYVYANHYLFDREGNYKKTLVGNNVGTFLNPCDFDSPNNVFWTYAGQASITGGLRTYLYRVSGVAGGASNASTRPYFDVQTANNLPPNIRFIKVAKTANTLFIGTGNGDVYKLVYNNTTALTATKILTGITGFISCIDIGATDNELLVTSSTYNVKSVFYSNDGGTTWTSKDESTYGLPNIPVRYALFNPLNYKQVLISTDMGVWSTNDITAVNPGWALTNSGLAHVRCESMRFRSADNTVILATHGRGTYTTTLSATPLCQNTYTLISPYDNKTSGTSTYGAVNSISASNKIQSTAKVTYKAGNYIELKPTNPNDGGPGFLVDQGAVFYAYITGCVASFIQPTIESEK; encoded by the coding sequence ATGAAGAAAACACTACTTTTAGCTTACTTTTACCTCGGTTGGAATATATTGGGCTATACCCAAATGCCAGCTGACCTAATCAAAGATTCAACAGAACGCCAGAGGAGCACAAAAGTACCAGTAGACTTTCCTAAAGAAAGAGCAGAAGCCGATATCAGTAAAATAACACCAGCAGGTTTTGGTAAAGCTCCTTATAATGAACTCATTAAAGCCCAGATTCTAGTAGATAATATCCTAAAAACCAATAGTGCCATTACAGGTATTGACTGGAAAGAAAGAGGTCCTAATAACATTGGTGGTAGAACAAGAGCCTTAATGTTTGACCCTAATGATAATACTCATAAAAAAGTTTGGGCTGGTGGAGTTGCTGGCGGTGTATGGTATAACAACGATATAACAAATGCTAACTCTTCGTGGACTAAAGTTAATGACTTTTGGGATAACTTAGCCATTTCTTGTATTGCCTATGACCCATCAAATACGAATGTATTTTATGTAGGAACAGGTGAAGGCTACGGAAATACTGATGCTGTCTCTGGAGGCGGTATTTGGAAAACTACCGATGGGGGAGTTACTTGGAAAAGATTACTTTCTACATTGCCAGATTTTAGTTTATTAACTGGTCTAGGTTATGCTTTTCAAAACATACAGGATATTGTAGTAAATTCAAGTGGTGTTGTTTATGTAGGAACTCAAGGTGGACTCGCCAAATCGACTGACGGTGGTTCTACTTGGACACTATTAACGACAGGTGGTTTGCCTACTTCTATTACCGCTTCTTTCGTTTCTGATATTGCCATTGGTACAGACGGGATAATATTTGTAGCTTATGGAAAATTTTATGATTCAGGGGCGTTAAAAGGTACACCAAGTCAACTTTATCGCTCAACGGATGCTACTGGTACTACTTGGACCAATATTACCCCAATCGGAATCCCAGCCAATAGTAGTCGTACTTCCATCGCTTTGGCAGCTTCAACAAGTGGGACAACTCAAAAAATATATGTATTATCGCATGATTATGCAACCAATGGTATAGGTTATTTCAAAAGTTCAACGGATGCAGGTACTACTTGGACTACTAATATTACCCCCCCAAATGCAACTATAGACCCACTCACTCCTGATTATACTAATGGACAAGCTTGGTATGATTTGCCAATTGTTGTACATCCTACCAATCCTAATATTATAATAGTTGGAGGGGCGACTCACGCAAGAAGCATTGATGGCGGAGCTACTTGGTACACATTTGAATATTGTTACCTAAATGATAATCAGCCTAATGTCTGTATGCCACCTGCAACTTGTATTCACCCTGACCATCATGCAATAGTTTTTCGCCCAGGTAGTCCGAATGAAGTTATTATAGGCAATGATGGAGGCGTGTTTTATTCATCAAATTATGGAGATGCTACCATAACTCTCCCAGCAGGGTTAGTTTTTGGAGAAAGGAATAAAAACTATAATGTTACCCAATATTATAATGCAGCAATAGCGAATACGTCGAACGATGGATACGTTTACGCAGGTGCTCAAGATAATGGTACACATATTATCCGAACTTCTCCAAATGTGATTGGTTGTGGGGCAATTGCTAATGGAGGTGATGGTGTAGCGGCATTAGTCGACCAAGATGACGCTAATACTGTAATCATGTCGTATGTGTATGCGAATCATTATTTATTTGATAGAGAGGGTAACTACAAAAAGACATTGGTGGGTAACAATGTTGGCACATTTTTAAACCCTTGTGACTTTGATTCTCCCAATAATGTCTTTTGGACTTATGCGGGACAGGCAAGTATTACTGGAGGACTACGAACATATCTTTACCGTGTAAGTGGCGTAGCTGGTGGTGCTTCAAATGCAAGTACGCGTCCTTACTTTGATGTACAAACAGCCAATAACTTGCCACCAAACATAAGATTTATAAAGGTTGCTAAAACTGCAAATACACTTTTTATTGGTACAGGAAATGGCGATGTGTATAAGCTTGTTTACAATAATACGACTGCTCTTACTGCCACTAAAATATTAACAGGAATTACAGGTTTTATCTCGTGTATTGATATTGGAGCAACTGATAATGAGTTATTGGTTACTTCATCAACTTATAATGTCAAATCTGTGTTTTATAGTAATGATGGAGGAACTACTTGGACAAGTAAAGATGAATCAACTTACGGTTTACCAAATATACCCGTACGTTACGCTCTATTTAACCCACTAAATTATAAACAAGTACTTATCTCAACTGATATGGGAGTTTGGTCAACCAATGATATCACTGCCGTAAACCCTGGGTGGGCATTAACTAATTCTGGCTTGGCTCACGTAAGATGTGAATCAATGCGTTTCCGCTCGGCTGATAACACAGTTATTTTGGCAACTCACGGAAGAGGAACTTATACTACTACTTTATCTGCCACACCTCTGTGTCAAAATACGTACACACTTATATCTCCTTACGATAATAAAACGAGTGGTACTTCAACTTATGGAGCTGTCAATTCAATTAGTGCATCAAATAAAATACAATCAACAGCCAAAGTTACTTACAAAGCAGGGAACTATATCGAATTAAAGCCAACTAATCCTAATGATGGTGGGCCTGGTTTTTTAGTTGACCAAGGAGCTGTTTTTTACGCTTATATTACGGGCTGTGTGGCTTCATTTATTCAACCAACCATAGAGAGTGAAAAATAA